A DNA window from Turicibacter sp. TJ11 contains the following coding sequences:
- a CDS encoding TIGR01906 family membrane protein: protein MLKKMNIKQWMIEGIGAIWFFLTLVATSVLIVLNCTSVYNYVIHKYGLTMITGLSEHELMVNYKTMISYLQRPRKEPLKLPDFIMSEAGIIHFKDVKSIFMVLYTIILLFIIAMIIYLVIKHRDKDKCILSIFNKGANLVFIVFTALIAMITFNFSNTFTMFHKLFFRNDYWMFDYRTDPVILALPEELFMILSVLIIGLLFIACFIIKFTYYKSNRKK, encoded by the coding sequence ATGTTAAAAAAGATGAATATTAAACAATGGATGATTGAAGGAATAGGTGCTATTTGGTTTTTCCTGACACTGGTCGCAACTAGTGTATTAATCGTCTTAAATTGTACATCCGTTTATAACTACGTTATTCATAAATACGGTTTAACAATGATCACTGGATTATCTGAACATGAATTAATGGTAAATTATAAAACAATGATTTCTTATTTACAAAGACCAAGGAAAGAACCACTAAAACTACCTGATTTTATCATGAGTGAAGCGGGAATCATTCATTTTAAAGATGTTAAAAGTATCTTTATGGTTTTATATACAATTATTTTATTATTTATTATCGCGATGATCATTTATTTAGTCATTAAGCATCGTGATAAGGATAAATGTATTTTATCCATTTTTAATAAAGGAGCTAATTTGGTATTTATTGTTTTTACTGCTTTAATCGCGATGATTACATTTAATTTTTCAAACACCTTTACGATGTTTCATAAACTTTTTTTTAGAAACGATTACTGGATGTTTGATTACCGAACAGATCCTGTCATTTTAGCCTTACCTGAAGAGTTATTTATGATTTTAAGTGTACTGATTATTGGTTTATTATTTATTGCTTGTTTCATTATTAAGTTTACTTACTACAAGTCAAATCGAAAAAAATAA
- a CDS encoding patatin-like phospholipase family protein, whose translation MIFRGRQLFDFNVGLVLAGGGAKGAYQAGVIRALWDLDLIDNVKVVSGVSIGTLNALCLCMKDRDLIEKGWKSLSYSKIMTKGEGIKISEIGELIKNFTLHKGQSMTDNIDFSTLGVISQKGIRDYIQQFVDVSVLNDISTHVYSCVYNVTEGYPQYFRLNNYSKEEIIDITVASCAVPYLFSPVSFKGKQYADGGINNPLYPKPNADNVPIYPLMKHDCDLIIVVHLNYSDKIDRKLYPQSNIIEIYPSASLELINGSGTINFNQSAIIEKIQMGYRDALVALTPMLMAHLKGKSMMPYIKSHYRWNEQFLKKTKK comes from the coding sequence ATGATTTTTAGAGGACGGCAACTTTTTGATTTTAATGTGGGATTAGTTTTAGCTGGTGGGGGAGCAAAAGGAGCCTATCAGGCGGGAGTCATTCGTGCACTATGGGATTTAGATTTAATCGATAATGTAAAAGTTGTATCAGGTGTTTCGATTGGAACACTTAATGCACTATGTTTATGTATGAAAGACCGAGATTTAATTGAGAAAGGTTGGAAGTCATTATCTTATTCTAAAATTATGACAAAAGGAGAAGGCATCAAAATTAGTGAGATTGGGGAACTAATTAAAAATTTCACGCTACATAAGGGGCAGTCAATGACTGACAATATTGACTTTAGTACACTAGGCGTTATTTCTCAAAAAGGAATTCGAGATTATATTCAACAATTTGTTGATGTTTCTGTTTTAAACGATATTAGCACTCATGTTTATAGTTGCGTCTATAATGTAACAGAAGGATATCCTCAGTATTTTAGATTAAATAATTATTCAAAAGAAGAAATTATCGATATTACAGTCGCTTCTTGTGCAGTTCCTTATCTCTTTTCTCCTGTTTCATTTAAAGGCAAACAATATGCAGATGGTGGAATTAATAATCCATTATATCCAAAACCTAATGCAGATAACGTTCCTATTTATCCTTTAATGAAGCATGATTGTGATTTAATTATCGTGGTTCATTTAAATTACTCAGATAAAATTGATCGAAAACTTTATCCACAATCTAATATTATTGAAATTTATCCATCCGCTTCATTAGAATTAATTAATGGATCGGGGACCATCAATTTTAATCAGTCAGCGATTATTGAAAAAATTCAAATGGGATATCGAGATGCTTTAGTTGCTCTGACTCCTATGTTAATGGCCCATTTAAAAGGAAAAAGTATGATGCCATATATTAAAAGTCATTATCGATGGAATGAACAGTTTTTGAAAAAAACTAAAAAATAA